Proteins encoded together in one Coffea arabica cultivar ET-39 chromosome 2c, Coffea Arabica ET-39 HiFi, whole genome shotgun sequence window:
- the LOC113726259 gene encoding uncharacterized protein, translated as MDSSKEDPNKLSSSLQDPTPTQPLLSKPYPPPLDHPASPVPATLRPTTSQPSDDHSQLLQISYNYGPRPFKDWPFLLLFSLLILATFAFGIFASVHRNPHHSQVSSFFYNSTSSTCAILEVTQPSFFSSPISINALKSSVLKSLIWTLVITLILSVPFVLFVLLLLKHYTKQLVYISLPFFVIVPVFLDIYWFVACHVSSRCSEALPLAYRILIFVFILLIIGVVIWIFVVNWHRIELTINIIGVAANGLWQNLGLFGVLPGLTLGLFLYYAPIVVFLVFARFNGKIVPKEKNGEYYCVWKQDGWVPAYYALAILTMLWSATAMIEAQVYVISGTIAQWYFSKDYDRPKKSLRSALRNAFGPSSGTVCLSGLLVGVVRFVRAMVDNARNEDASGIVNLILRCCVNALMAAFDFLNKFTINFAAITGEAYCTSARMTYELLKRNLLSAAFVETVSTRVLAGIIFVLSVLYAIVVCLIVRAVGHLGVEAYFVAAMAWLLLLVVLGFFVNVLDNVIDTVYVCYAIDRDKDDVCKQEVHEVYVHLPISRSQRSAFSARTPMVV; from the exons ATGGACAGCAGCAAAGAAGACCCCAACAaactctcttcctctctccaaGACCCCACTCCCACCCAACCTCTCCTCTCCAAGCCTTATCCTCCTCCTCTAGACCACCCCGCATCACCCGTACCCGCGACCCTCCGCCCCACCACCTCCCAACCCAGCGATGACCACTCCCAGCTCCTCCAGATCTCCTACAATTACGGCCCCCGTCCCTTCAAAGACTGGcccttcctcctcctcttctctctcctcatccTCGCCACCTTCGCTTTCGGCATCTTTGCCTCCGTCCACAGGAACCCCCACCACTCCCAAGTCTCCTCTTTTTTCTACAATTCCACCTCCTCCACTTGCGCCATTCTCGAAGTTACACAGCCCTCCTTTTTTAGCAGCCCAATTTCGATTAACGCTTTAAAATCGAGTGTTTTGAAGAGCTTGATATGGACCCTTGTCATCACCTTAATTTTGAGCGTGCCCTTTGTTTTGTTTGTACTTTTGTTGCTCAAGCATTACACCAAGCAGCTAGTGTACATATCACTTCCTTTCTTTGTGATAGTTCCTGTGTTTCTGGATATCTACTGGTTTGTTGCTTGCCATGTCAGCTCTAGATGTAGCGAGGCTCTTCCTTTAGCCTACcgaattttgatttttgttttcataTTGCTGATAATTGGGGTGGTAATCTGGATTTTTGTAGTCAATTGGCATCGGATTGAGTTGACCATTAACATAATTGGGGTGGCTGCAAATGGGCTATGGCAGAATCTGGGGTTGTTTGGGGTGCTCCCAGGATTGACTTTGGGGTTATTTTTATATTATGCACCCATTGTCGTGTTCTTGGTTTTTGCTAGATTCAATGGGAAGATTGTGCCCAAGGAAAAGAATGGTGAATACTATTGTGTTTGGAAACAGGACGGTTGGGTACCCGCTTATTATGCCTTGGCCATTTTGACAATGCTTTGGTCTGCTACAGCAATGATTGAAGCTCAAGTTTATGTCATTAGTGGGACTATAGCTCAATGGTACTTCTCCAAGGATTATGATAGGCCCAAGAAAAGTTTAAGAAGCGCCTTGAG AAATGCATTTGGACCCTCCTCGGGCACGGTATGTTTATCTGGATTGCTTGTCGGTGTTGTTCGCTTTGTGCGAGCAATGGTTGACAATGCAAGGAATGAAGATGCTTCTGGAATTGTGAACCTAATCCTACGGTGCTGTGTGAATGCCCTAATGGCAGCATTTGACTTTCTTAATAAGTTCACTATAAACTTTGCAGCTATAACTGGTGAAGCTTACTGCACCTCTGCAAGGATGACCTATGAACTGTTGAAGCGCAATCTTCTCTCAGCCGCTTTTGTGGAGACTGTCTCCACTCGTGTTCTGGCAGGAATAATTTTTGTTCTTTCAGTACTATATGCTATAGTG GTCTGTCTTATAGTAAGAGCTGTTGGGCATCTTGGTGTGGAGGCATACTTCGTTGCTGCTATGGCATGGCTACTGCTCTTGGTGGTGCTGGGCTTCTTTGTGAATGTGCTGGATAATGTGATTGACACCGTATATGTGTGCTATGCCATTGATAGGGACAAGGATGATGTTTGTAAACAAGAGGTTCATGAAGTTTATGTTCACCTCCCAATAAGTAGGAGCCAGAGATCAGCGTTTAGTGCTAGAACACCAATGGTTGTATAG
- the LOC113726260 gene encoding peptidyl-prolyl cis-trans isomerase CYP21-1 isoform X1: protein MGREISFLLQPRSLLILVVALVLIFFAFSFPQQEEEKVEEVHEITHRVFLDVDIDKQHVGEKVYSSMMNTGRIVIGLYGQVVPKTAKNFRALCTGKIGKAAKGKALRYKGTPFHRIIPGFMIQGGDIIYGNGRGNASIYGRTFPDENFKIKHSHAGIVSMANSGPDSNGSQFFITTVKTYWLDGEHVAFGKVIEGMDTVFAIEGGAGTYSGNPRKKVIIVDSGEIPKSRWDEDNSNAATSMSG from the exons ATGGGAAGGGAGATCTCATTCTTATTGCAGCCCAGGAGTCTTCTGATCTTGGTTGTGGCTTTAGTTCTCATCTTTTTCGCTTTCTCCTTCCCTCAACAG GAAGAAGAGAAGGTGGAAGAGGTGCATGAAATTACTCACAGAGTCTTTTTGGATGTTGACATAGATAAACAACACGTGG GAGAAAAAGTATATTCATCCATGATGAACACAG GAAGAATTGTCATTGGATTGTATGGCCAAGTTGTACCAAAAACAGCAA aaaatttcagggCTTTGTGCACAG GGAAAATCGGCAAGGCTGCCAAAGGAAAAGCTCTCCGTTATAAGGGAACACCATTTCATCGTATTATACCTGGATTTATGATTCAAGGCGGAGATATTATCTATGGTAATGGGAGGGGAAATGCATCTATTTACGGAAGAACCTTTCCTGATGAAAATTTCAAGATAAAACATTCACATGCAG GTATTGTTTCGATGGCGAATTCAGGACCTGATTCCAATGGATCACAATTCTTTATCACCACAGTCAAGACGTACTG GTTGGACGGAGAGCACGTTGCTTTTGGAAAAGTTATTGAAGGCATGGACACTGTTTTTGCGATAGAGGGTGGAGCAGGCACCTACAGTGGGAATCCCAGGAAGAAAGTAATTATTGTGGATTCTGGAGAGATACCTAAGAGCCGGTGGGATGAGGACAACAGCAATGCAGCCACTAGTATGTCGGGATGA
- the LOC113726261 gene encoding protein NUCLEAR FUSION DEFECTIVE 4, with the protein MGTFSSPSPTSAAGKWLGFVAAVWVQSISGNNYTFSNYSDALKSLMALTQLQLNNLSVAKDIGKAFGILAGIASDRLPTPIILLIGCVEGFVGYGVQWLVVSRRIQPLPYWAMCVFLCMGGNSTTWMNTAILVTCMRNFRKNRGPVSGIMKGYVGLSTAIFTDICSALFSDDPASFLLMLTVVPFVVCLTAIAFLREIPPSSTASEEKEETKYFGIINVIAVVIAVYLLAFDVSGIHGRLFSQIFAAVLLVLLASPLAVPIYLVLKDLARSPASEELDVEGNAAREPLLLAEETVGVVVVEEEEKKKAGERGAAVVEGKKKPAIGEDHTIWEALKTVEFGILFVSFLCGVGTGLAVMNNMGQMGLALGYVDVSIFVSLTSIWGFFGRILSGWVSEHFIRKAGTPRPIWNAASQILMAVGYVFMAMALPGSLYIGSVVVGICYGVRLAVTVPTASELFGLKYYGLIYNILILNLPLGSFLFSGLLAGLLYDSQATPTAGGGNTCMGAHCYRLVFVVMAIACVVGFGLDVLLAIKTKALYTKIHASRKSKKTAATS; encoded by the exons ATGGGTACTTTCTCCTCGCCGTCTCCGACATCCGCAGCCGGCAAATGGCTGGGGTTTGTGGCCGCCGTTTGGGTCCAATCCATCTCCGGCAACAACTATACCTTCTCCAATTACTCCGACGCCCTCAAATCACTCATGGCCCTCACTCAGCTCCAACTCAACAACCTCTCCGTCGCCAAGGACATTGGCAAAGCCTTCGGCATCCTCGCCGGCATAGCCTCCGACCGCTTGCCCACTCCAATAATCCTCCTCATCGGCTGCGTCGAAGGCTTCGTCGGCTACGGCGTCCAGTGGCTGGTGGTTAGCCGCCGCATCCAACCCCTCCCCTACTGGGCCATGTGCGTATTCTTGTGCATGGGAGGCAACAGTACCACCTGGATGAACACGGCCATCCTGGTAACTTGCATGCGTAATTTTCGCAAAAATCGCGGCCCAGTTTCCGGAATCATGAAGGGCTACGTGGGCTTGAGCACCGCAATATTTACAGATATCTGTTCGGCTTTATTCTCGGACGACCCGGCATCTTTTCTGCTCATGCTCACGGTCGTCCCCTTCGTTGTTTGCCTGACTGCTATTGCTTTTCTCCGGGAAATCCCTCCTTCGTCCACGGCGAgcgaagaaaaagaagagactAAATACTTCGGAATCATAAACGTGATTGCGGTGGTCATCGCAGTTTATTTACTGGCATTCGACGTGTCAGGGATTCATGGCCGTTTGTTTTCGCAGATCTTTGCGGCGGTGCTGTTGGTGCTGCTGGCATCGCCTCTGGCGGTTCCTATTTACCTTGTGCTGAAGGATTTAGCCAGGTCCCCGGCTTCGGAAGAGTTAGACGTGGAGGGGAATGCTGCGAGGGAACCACTGCTGCTAGCTGAAGAAACGGttggggtggtggtggtggaggaggaggagaagaagaaggcGGGGGAGAGAGGGGCGGCAGTGGTGGAGGGGAAAAAGAAGCCGGCAATCGGAGAAGATCACACAATATGGGAGGCGTTGAAGACGGTGGAGTTTGGGATACTGTTTGTGTCATTCCTGTGTGGAGTCGGGACGGGGCTAGCGGTGATGAATAACATGGGCCAAATGGGATTGGCCCTGGGTTATGTGGACGTGTCCATTTTCGTGTCTCTGACTAGCATTTGGGGATTTTTCGGGCGGATTCTTTCGGGTTGGGTCTCGGAGCACTTCATCAG GAAGGCTGGAACACCAAGGCCTATTTGGAATGCAGCATCTCAGATCTTAATGGCTGTTGGATACGTATTTATGGCCATGGCTTTACCGGGTTCCCTATACATTGGCTCTGTAGTTGTTGGGATTTGCTATGGGGTTCGTCTGGCTGTGACGGTGCCAACCGCTTCTGAGTTATTCGGCCTCAAGTATTATGGTTTGATCTACAACATTCTAATCCTCAACCTACCACTGGGCTCCTTCCTCTTCTCTGGCTTGCTTGCTGGTTTGCTTTATGATTCCCAGGCCACTCCAACGGCAGGAGGAGGCAACACTTGCATGGGTGCCCACTGTTACAGGCTTGTGTTTGTGGTTATGGCCATTGCATGCGTTGTTGGTTTTGGTCTGGATGTATTACTAGCCATCAAAACAAAAGCTCTGTACACCAAAATTCACGCCAGCAGGAAATCAAAGAAGACTGCTGCCACGTCCTAA
- the LOC113723983 gene encoding uncharacterized protein, which yields MSLRLNAQQKYAYDTILQTCFASQGHSFFIDGPGGTGKTFLYRSLLATLRSQGYIAIAVATSGIAASILPGGRTAHSRFKIPLDFSKNRTCQLSKQGSVARLLSESKLILWDEASMAKRETIEAFDDLLRDIMESELPFGGKVVVFGGDFRQTLPVIEQATKEILLQSCFLNSPLWCKLHKLKLTENMRAILDPQFSEFLLRVGEGHELVDFNGEITLPKDLVIPYYDKEESLNRLLQSVFLDLALYSLDPYRMINRCILTPKNSSVDELNDILIKRFPGELHTFISSDKTVDQRHQGDYEDFLNSQNPKGLPPHRLMLKENYPIILIRNLNPVEGLCNGTRLICRELGRHTISAEIVFGQHKGKRVLIPKIPLQTPDSQKNSIAFIRTQFPVRLCFALTINKSQGQTLDYVGIYLREPVFSHGQLYVALSRVRTSAELKILILPGTFDGIKTDCKTRNVVFSEVFELSQQ from the exons ATGTCTTTGAGACTAAATGCCCAGCAAAAATATGCTTATGACACCATCTTACAGACGTGCTTTGCTTCCCAAGGGCATTCATTTTTTATTGATGGTCCTGGTGGTACCGGCAAAACCTTTTTATACCGGTCGCTGCTTGCTACTTTGAGGTCACAAGGTTATATAGCCATTGCAGTAGCAACCTCTGGGATTGCAGCGTCTATCCTGCCTGGAGGAAGAACTGCACACTCAAGGTTCAAGATACCTCTTGACTTCTCAAAGAACAGAACCTGCCAGCTTAGCAAACAAGGCAGTGTTGCAAGGCTGCTCTCGGAGTCAAAACTGATCTTGTGGGATGAGGCTTCCATGGCAAAACGAGAAACTATTGAGGCATTTGATGATTTGCTTAGAGATATCATGGAATCTGAACTGCCTTTTGGGGGTAAGGTTGTTGTGTTTGGTGGGGATTTTCGCCAGACGCTGCCTGTTATTGAGCAAGCAACAAAGGAAATCCTTTTGCAGTCGTGTTTTCTCAATTCTCCATTGTGGTGTAAACTTCATAAACTGAAGTTGACAGAAAACATGCGAGCTATATTAGATCCTCAGTTCTCAGAATTCTTGTTAAGAGTTGGCGAAGGGCATGAACTTGTGGACTTCAACGGTGAAATAACTTTACCTAAAGATTTAGTTATTCCTTATTACGATAAAGAAGAGTCCTTAAACAG GTTGCTACAATCTGTATTCCTAGATTTAGCTCTCTATTCCCTGGATCCATATAGGATGATTAACAGGTGTATTCTTACCCCTAAAAATAGCTCGGTTGATGAGCTAAATGATATACTAATTAAAAGGTTCCCTGGAGAGCTGCACACTTTCATTAGCTCTGACAAAACTGTAGACCAGCGGCACCAGGGGGATTATGAGGATTTTCTTAATTCTCAGAATCCAAAAGGCCTTCCTCCTCACAGGTTAATGTTAAAAGAAAATTATCCGATTATACTGATAAGGAATCTAAATCCTGTTGAAGGCCTGTGCAACGGCACAAGGCTTATATGTAGAGAGCTTGGCCGGCATACTATCTCCGCTGAAATTGTCTTCGGCCAGCATAAAGGAAAGAGGGTTCTCATTCCAAAGATACCCTTACAAACTCCCGACAGCCAAAAGAATTCTATTGCATTTATAAGAACTCAGTTTCCTGTCCGACTCTGTTTTGCGCTGACCATTAATAAATCTCAGGGACAAACTCTCGATTACGTTGGCATTTACTTGAGAGAACCTGTCTTTTCTCATGGACAGTTATATGTAGCCTTGTCCAGAGTTAGAACTTCGGCTGAGCTGAAAATACTTATTCTGCCAGGAACTTTTGATGGTATAAAAACGGACTGCAAAACTAGAAATGTTGTGTTCAGTGAAGTTTTTGAATTGAGCCAGCAGTAG
- the LOC113726260 gene encoding peptidyl-prolyl cis-trans isomerase CYP21-1 isoform X2 → MGREISFLLQPRSLLILVVALVLIFFAFSFPQQEEEKVEEVHEITHRVFLDVDIDKQHVGRIVIGLYGQVVPKTAKNFRALCTGKIGKAAKGKALRYKGTPFHRIIPGFMIQGGDIIYGNGRGNASIYGRTFPDENFKIKHSHAGIVSMANSGPDSNGSQFFITTVKTYWLDGEHVAFGKVIEGMDTVFAIEGGAGTYSGNPRKKVIIVDSGEIPKSRWDEDNSNAATSMSG, encoded by the exons ATGGGAAGGGAGATCTCATTCTTATTGCAGCCCAGGAGTCTTCTGATCTTGGTTGTGGCTTTAGTTCTCATCTTTTTCGCTTTCTCCTTCCCTCAACAG GAAGAAGAGAAGGTGGAAGAGGTGCATGAAATTACTCACAGAGTCTTTTTGGATGTTGACATAGATAAACAACACGTGG GAAGAATTGTCATTGGATTGTATGGCCAAGTTGTACCAAAAACAGCAA aaaatttcagggCTTTGTGCACAG GGAAAATCGGCAAGGCTGCCAAAGGAAAAGCTCTCCGTTATAAGGGAACACCATTTCATCGTATTATACCTGGATTTATGATTCAAGGCGGAGATATTATCTATGGTAATGGGAGGGGAAATGCATCTATTTACGGAAGAACCTTTCCTGATGAAAATTTCAAGATAAAACATTCACATGCAG GTATTGTTTCGATGGCGAATTCAGGACCTGATTCCAATGGATCACAATTCTTTATCACCACAGTCAAGACGTACTG GTTGGACGGAGAGCACGTTGCTTTTGGAAAAGTTATTGAAGGCATGGACACTGTTTTTGCGATAGAGGGTGGAGCAGGCACCTACAGTGGGAATCCCAGGAAGAAAGTAATTATTGTGGATTCTGGAGAGATACCTAAGAGCCGGTGGGATGAGGACAACAGCAATGCAGCCACTAGTATGTCGGGATGA